The genomic region ATATGATTGATTTTGTTGAAATGCTcttgagtgtgagtgtgaaggCCTACGGGGGCTACTTTATTGCCactgaatttattttgaaagaggtcACCTGAAGACTTCTGAGTGTCCCAGCTCAGCTGACAGTAGGAGAGGCGTATATCTGCGACCGTCGCGCATGTTCACATCTGCTCCACTGTCTATCAGTGCACTCACCGCACCATCAAAGTTCATTCGAACAGCTGAAAAGAGAGCAGAGCCCAGGGCATCTTTGTTCAGGACTCCTCTGGCATTAGCTGTGGTTTGAACAAAACTGACCGTGAGCTTGGATGTTTTGCAGGTTTATTCTGTATTTGTGTAACATctcaaaaacaaagcaatgaaTTGAAATAGAACTGGACCAAACTCACCAAGCAACAGCTGGAGAATTGATTCTTGATGAAGATTAATGGCTTCATATATGACATCATAGTCAGCTTTAGCCCCTGCATTGAGAAGGACAGTCATTGTTTTCTCATTGCTCTCCTTGACTGCATAAAACAGAGCTGCTTTGTTATGGCTGTTTAAGGCATCAACAGTGGCCCCGCTCTgcaacagcaactcagccaaCCTCCAATCATCTTCCATGGCAGTCATGTGCAGAAACATATTCTGTCTGTGACTTTCAGACTGCCTGGCTTCCTCCTCCACCAGGAGTTTTACAGATTTCAGATGCCTATTTTCTGCTGCCAGGTGAATGGGAGTTTTGCCTTTCAAATCCAGAGTATGTATAGGGGCCCCAGCCTTCACTAGGGTCTTCATGAGCTCTGTGTGCCCTCTGCTGGCTGCTCTGTGAAGAGCTGTGTGGCCAGCGTCATTCTGGAGGTCCAATCTAGCCCCTTTTTGAATCAAGAGCTCAGCGATGGATAAATGCCCATTTTCTGCAGCTACATGTAATAGAGTTTCTTTGGAAGAATTGACAGTGTTGATATCACTGTCTTTTAACAGCTCCTCAAGTAATAAGAGATCCCCTTTTCTAGCAGCCATGTAAATGAGGCTTTCTGGTTTACTTTGAGCTGGTGTATGCTCTGATGTTGCAAGTACTATGGTACCACTTCCTTTCTTTGTAACACTAGATCCTTTTTTAATCCTTTTAGTATAAGTTCTCTGGGTTCCAGTTTGATCTGTTAATTTCCCCCCCCATTCACAATCTCTCTCCAGCAAATACCCAATCAGCTGTCTCCTGTTATCTTGAACTTGCTCGTTCATACTCCTTACATAGGTCTTGATTCGCTGGTATAGTTCAGGTTCTGCCAGCATAAGACACGGATGGAAGAATTTCCGACATGCTCGTTCACCTCTGGCCTCCAGGATGTCCAGGACCCTGGAGTTCTGATCTTTATGGGTCCTGATGGACAAAACAATAGATCTCCTTGCTGTTGTCATAACCCCCTCTGCAACCAAAAGATTCAGGAGATCCTCAGTATGTGAGATACCATAAACCAAATCCCTTCTCTTTGTCCGGATCACATCCACGGCATAAGGGTTCTTAGAATTTGATGCTGCATGGCTTTCAAAACCTTTGACATTATTCCACATTTTAAAtttgcaggaaaataaaaaaatgttccttCAGCCTTCATGCGCCACAGTTGTTAGAATTTGTTGTTCtgatttctgtttgtgtattttgtacCATATTGCTTAGTAAAATACCCCGCCCATAGCAACTACAACAGACAGAAGCCTTTCACTGTACAGATTCAGCCGGCTCAACCTGACCTTTGTGCAATTACGCGGTCAAGTTTCCATTAGATGCAGTTAATTGTTTTATCTAGTAATAGCACTTCAATCCTCAATCACTGTGAAATTATTGTATTAGTATTGTATTAGTAAGAGGTGACAAGAATAAtagctgtgtaaaaataacattgttttgcatgtttgtgaAAGCGATAAAATAGATAATGGTGTGTGGGGGAGAAGAAAGATTCTCCCTTATGTCTGAATCACTCTTGGCCTAAATGTCAAAATCGGTTTGATATATAATAATGACAACTTTTGATTTCCTTTTATCATTTGATGAAGAGATATAGAGctattaataatatttatgaGTAAAATTAGCAGAAGTTTTATACCCTGAAAGACACTCCCCCAATACAAGTACAGTTAGACTTTATGCAGCAGAATGCTGCTGCATAAAGTCTCATGGAGACAGTCTAACAGTATTTATTAGCATGAAGCAGCATGTTTTTGTATAAcaatccattttattttatagattAGATGCGTAAATTAAAGACTCTATAGTGTGACTAAGGGAGTGGCTGAAGCCTGTACTATAATGCAAACATTTGCGAAGTAACTTTAACTTTCAAATACATGTAAACTTCTTTagtaaaaatatacatatgcCCCCTTTGAATGTGGGGAAGTTTAGGTATAAAATAGCCTGGATACCAAGCAACTAGATCGATCAACATATTATTTCTGTTCTATTGTTCCTATTATCATTTATGTGAGCTGTTAGTGAACTATTCTACAGAATGCGGATTTTGTTAAAGaacgtttgtttttattatgatCTCCTGATATTTAACATCTAGACGTCTGCTTTTAGTCGCCCTTGGAGTCATTTGATGGATTTGCCTGTTTAATTAAGTCCGGTCTATTCTTTAGATTACGTCTCAGGACACATCGTATTATGCAAAGAGGAGATTATGTAGTCAGTCGATTCACTTCCCGTAATAAACGCCTCCTCGGTCCTGACGTGGGTCTTCCGAGCGTTCCCTCTCCTTATATGGCAGGGGAGGGCACTGCTTTCCGGAATGATGTCACAATGCCCCAAGTTTGAGAAATCAGAGCAGATTTGTAGAGAAATCGGGATTCCTGAAGGAATAATTAAAGGGAAAGGGAGAAAAGTGTCTATTTGGATATGTCTCCCACAGAGATTGTCTCTATTAAGgaaaaataatacaaacaattaaaacaaagacaacaccTGAATTCCCTTATTTGACGTGTTCAAACAGGTTGTGTTATaaagatatttgatgtttgtttgtatataaaagaattaaaaagcaaacaaaaaataaaatcggaaaatataaagattgaaaagaaagagaacaTTTAATATTCTGTCAGCCTTAGCATCGCAGTGTGTCAGAGACTTCGTTAGGTTTTCAGTCAACAACCcgttctgttttatttacactcTATATGACAGTCTCTATTAATTTCCACAAAAATTAATATCTGATAACCCGATATAAATTGCAACAGATCTGTGGAGATTTCGAGCACCGGTAATCCACCCCAATGTATGTCGCCCTCCAGTGTTTCATTAAGAGCAGCACACGTGCTGATGTCCAGCAGTATTTGAAAGCCCACTCCTTTTATCTGCTGTAGGCCACGCCTGAGCTGCACCTGCTGCGTAAGCATGAACGAGACTCACTTTAATTGCTGGGTTTAGTGAAgacatcaagaaaaaaaatttacGCCTGTTTTTTTATAAGTGAAAAatttgaccccccccccccccccccccccaaaaaaaatcccaatttatttcaaaagtgctcatAACATATTTATAGGCCCACATTGCTGTACCGTAAATAAGTTAAAGAATATTCAGCACTTTGAGATACTGAGCTCCAggcttgtattttcttttttcttgtggtTAAAGCCATCACCACAAAGCCTTTGTTTGGGttattgtttgttcttttagCTGGTACTGACTGAAAGATGactatgtgattaaaaaaaaagactcaccatatatatacataatccCACCAAGCCACAGTTTATTGTATTAATTTATCCCATACAGAGATTTGCACTTCAGAACctaacacttcttttttttctttgacatgcTGAAACCTTTTTGAATACTTACAAAAGGACAGAGCAATGGTGAATAACTGAATGATGAAATAGCAAGGGAGATGTTGTATTAATCAAATCAGTTCCAGATTTCTTAATTAAGGGTTGCACACCTTAGCCTATTGTGACTGAGTGTTACATGATGTGAAAATGTTACTTATTGCTCAAAGCAATGGGAGACTTTATAGGGCAGTtacacttttcttcttctgagcCTGTGTGAGCTGAGACACAAAAGTGGAGATCGCAAACTCTACAACCCCAATTTGCAGAACTGGCCTCCATCAGGAGTAAGTGAGCCCGGCCTGCCAGCTGAAACACAATCACTCAGCTTCAATCAATACCAGTACTAATGGAATTTAGCTTGAGGTACTCAGCACTAGCAGCTCTTACAACATGTTGcaacatgttttattgtttgactTCTTCGTGGCACACCCACTTTTTATGTCACACTCTTACAAGTACACAGAGGCGATGTTGCTTCATTTTATCtggtttattttcttaaatattgATTAATTTCTTAAGTGCtcagaaaacaaacataaaaaattatACAGTATTCTTATTACAAATGGTAAACATAAGTACTCCAAGTTGATCTTATATACATATAACAATGAGTGAAACCCCATTAACagctttagaaaaaaacaagtaaatcttGAAGCTTTTCTAACTTAATTTCttacaattaagaaaaaaatgtacattgtaCTTTAACTCATGAGTCAGGCAGCATTTGTTGCAACTTTTCAGCCGTTTAGAGTTGACCAACACGCCTAAAAAGTGAGGCCATTAATTATGGCTACAGCAAGAAAAGTCTGTATTgcgtgtgatttaaaaaaaaaaaaaatcctctaatACTGAGTTTTTCCATTGATGGTCATGATGAAGTCCATGCAGGGCTCGGTGTAAATCAAGAAAACGTCAGTCCTGTCCAGTTctgtaaagaaaaacagcacgacacagaaacagaagggGTTTCTGCCTGTTGCCATGTCCCTTCTGGTTCATGGCTATTGTCACAGTCCTGAGCCCATCTCTAGGAC from Astatotilapia calliptera chromosome 23, fAstCal1.2, whole genome shotgun sequence harbors:
- the caiap gene encoding CARD- and ANK-domain containing inflammasome adapter protein, coding for MWNNVKGFESHAASNSKNPYAVDVIRTKRRDLVYGISHTEDLLNLLVAEGVMTTARRSIVLSIRTHKDQNSRVLDILEARGERACRKFFHPCLMLAEPELYQRIKTYVRSMNEQVQDNRRQLIGYLLERDCEWGGKLTDQTGTQRTYTKRIKKGSSVTKKGSGTIVLATSEHTPAQSKPESLIYMAARKGDLLLLEELLKDSDINTVNSSKETLLHVAAENGHLSIAELLIQKGARLDLQNDAGHTALHRAASRGHTELMKTLVKAGAPIHTLDLKGKTPIHLAAENRHLKSVKLLVEEEARQSESHRQNMFLHMTAMEDDWRLAELLLQSGATVDALNSHNKAALFYAVKESNEKTMTVLLNAGAKADYDVIYEAINLHQESILQLLLANARGVLNKDALGSALFSAVRMNFDGAVSALIDSGADVNMRDGRRYTPLLLSAELGHSEVFSVLVAKNAKLDATLSDLSSALHLAARSGSKPIVHTLLEKGLDPNIKGAKGHTPLHLAAQCDGPDITGLLLKGGAQVNVVGQDGLTPLHIASMQGHTDTVIQLLHNKAEPGVKDRLGRTALHWAAFSQVDSCVVDLLLSAKADPDATDNEKKTPLHLAAMEGKVDVAISLLSHRAKRRARDMDGSTPLHYAAAGGHSVVTALLQPLNNKGTEDRNAWRKTPLHAAAEKGHDSVALRLLEAGAKINATDHNKDTPLHCAARGGHHKVMKILVNWGQAGNVGWRNKANLQAKNNIGKTPLQVAETKHTPEHENTAILLKRKMFLMK